A single genomic interval of Malania oleifera isolate guangnan ecotype guangnan chromosome 13, ASM2987363v1, whole genome shotgun sequence harbors:
- the LOC131146385 gene encoding UDP-glycosyltransferase 90A1-like, which yields MTKSRVREKSKMASRPSSSLPSSPSPHFVLFPFMSQGHTIPLLRLAHLLHYRGVSVTIFTTPANSPPIRRYFANTTVSVVILPFPAAVPGIPPGVENTEKLPSFSLFATFASATKLMQLDFERALAALPAVDCLISDGFLGWTRPSAAKLGIPRVASFGISNFSMTVCHIISQDRPHIGVADDDPFLLPHFPSLKITRNDIERPFCDDKPAGEFFEFVVEQWGELFKSQGLIINSAYELEPRFHEYWNQNVGPTAWCVGPLCLVDTNKPQEINPKKIEKPKWADWLDDKLHEGKPVLYVAFGTQAEMPPEQLFEIAEGLERTEVSFLWVLRNKGLRFTEGFEERVGGRGMVVKEWVDQMEVLRHQSIRGFLSHCGWNSVTESICSGVPILAMPQMAEQHLNARMVVEEMGVGLRVRPRNGSVRGCVAAEEVERRVSQLMRGEEGKAVRKRVEEVRKVACDAMELAGSSSVALERFIDEFCAKRRGHFALG from the coding sequence ATGACAAAATCGAGAGTGAGGGAGAAATCGAAAATGGCATCACGACCATCGTCGTCGCTACCGTCATCTCCATCTCCTCACTTCGTTCTCTTCCCTTTCATGTCACAAGGCCACACGATCCCCCTCCTCCGCCTCGCCCACCTACTCCACTATCGCGGCGTCTCCGTCACCATCTTTACCACCCCCGCCAACTCTCCCCCCATTCGCCGCTACTTCGCCAACACCACCGTCTCCGTCGTCATCCTGCCGTTTCCCGCCGCCGTCCCTGGCATTCCCCCCGGAGTTGAGAACACCGAAAAGCTCCCATCCTTCTCCCTCTTCGCCACCTTCGCCTCCGCCACCAAACTCATGCAACTCGACTTCGAGCGCGCCCTCGCCGCACTCCCCGCCGTGGACTGCCTCATCTCCGACGGATTCCTTGGCTGGACGCGGCCATCCGCCGCCAAGCTCGGCATCCCCAGAGTCGCTTCCTTCGGAATCAGTAACTTCTCCATGACCGTATGTCACATCATCTCCCAAGACCGCCCCCACATCGGGGTTGCCGACGATGACCCCTTCCTGTTGCCTCACTTCCCGTCGCTAAAAATCACCCGAAATGACATCGAACGACCCTTTTGCGATGACAAACCCGCAGGTGAATTTTTTGAGTTCGTGGTGGAGCAGTGGGGAGAGTTGTTCAAGAGCCAAGGGTTGATCATAAACAGCGCTTACGAGCTCGAGCCGAGATTCCATGAGTACTGGAATCAGAATGTGGGACCCACAGCATGGTGTGTGGGACCTCTCTGTCTAGTTGATACCAATAAACCCCAAGAAATAAAtcctaaaaaaattgaaaaacccaAATGGGCAGACTGGCTAGACGATAAGCTCCACGAAGGGAAGCCGGTGCTGTACGTGGCGTTCGGGACGCAGGCAGAGATGCCGCCAGAGCAGCTGTTCGAGATCGCCGAAGGGTTGGAGAGAACAGAGGTGAGCTTCTTGTGGGTTTTGAGGAATAAGGGGTTACGGTTTACGGAGGGTTTTGAAGAGAGGGTGGGGGGAAGGGGGATGGTGGTTAAGGAATGGGTGGATCAAATGGAggtacttaggcatcagagtatTAGGGGGTTTTTGAGTCACTGCGGGTGGAACTCGGTGACGGAGAGCATTTGCAGCGGCGTGCCAATCCTGGCGATGCCGCAGATGGCAGAGCAGCACCTAAACGCGCGGATGGTTGTGGAGGAGATGGGGGTAGGGTTGAGAGTGCGGCCAAGGAACGGGTCGGTGCGGGGGTGCGTGGCGGCGGAGGAGGTGGAGAGGAGGGTGTCGCAGTTGATGAGAGGTGAGGAAGGGAAGGCGGTGAGGAAGAGAGTGGAAGAGGTGAGGAAGGTTGCTTGTGATGCAATGGAACTGGCTGGGTCATCGTCTGTCGCACTAGAAAGGTTTATAGATGAATTTTGTGCTAAAAGAAGAGGACACTTTGCCTTAGGTTAG